The following are from one region of the Chromobacterium phragmitis genome:
- the metX gene encoding homoserine O-succinyltransferase MetX yields the protein MTDTHCSVGIVAPQDAAFDVPLPLASGAALPGYQLRFETYGELNADKSNAILICHALSGHHHVAGRHHADEKTAGWWDNMIGPGKPIDTARFFVVGVNNLGGCHGSTGPSSVNPATGQPWGSAFPVVTVPDWVNAQARLADRLGIERWAAVIGGSLGGMQALHWSVAYPDRVAHALVIASAPKLSAQNIAFNDVARQAILTDPDFCGGDFYQQGTIPRRGLRLARMLGHITYLSDDGMGEKFGRMLRSGEYRFGYDVEFEIESYLRYQGDKFSDYFDANTYLLMTKALDYFDPAAAHGGDLAAALKPAQAQFLLASFTSDWRFSPERSRETVQALIAAGKRVSYAEIESAHGHDAFLMTDQPYVDLMRAYLDRVAKEVNA from the coding sequence ATGACCGACACCCATTGTTCGGTAGGCATCGTCGCGCCCCAGGATGCCGCGTTCGATGTCCCCCTGCCGCTGGCCAGCGGCGCCGCGCTGCCCGGCTACCAGCTGCGCTTTGAAACCTATGGCGAGCTCAATGCCGACAAGAGCAACGCCATCCTGATCTGCCACGCGCTGTCCGGCCATCATCACGTCGCCGGCCGCCACCATGCCGATGAGAAAACGGCCGGCTGGTGGGACAATATGATAGGCCCCGGCAAACCGATAGACACCGCCCGCTTCTTCGTCGTCGGCGTCAACAATCTGGGCGGCTGCCACGGCAGCACCGGCCCGTCCAGCGTCAACCCGGCCACTGGCCAGCCCTGGGGCTCGGCCTTCCCGGTGGTGACGGTGCCGGACTGGGTCAACGCGCAGGCGCGGCTGGCCGACCGCCTGGGCATTGAGCGCTGGGCGGCGGTGATCGGCGGCTCGCTGGGCGGCATGCAGGCGCTGCACTGGAGCGTCGCCTACCCCGACCGCGTCGCCCACGCGCTGGTGATCGCCTCCGCGCCCAAGCTGTCGGCGCAAAACATCGCCTTCAACGACGTGGCGCGCCAAGCCATCCTCACCGACCCCGATTTCTGCGGCGGCGACTTCTACCAGCAGGGCACCATCCCCCGCCGCGGCCTCAGGCTGGCGCGGATGCTGGGCCACATCACCTATCTGTCCGACGACGGCATGGGCGAGAAATTCGGCCGCATGCTGCGCTCCGGCGAATACCGCTTCGGCTACGACGTGGAATTCGAAATCGAAAGCTATCTGCGCTACCAAGGCGACAAGTTCTCCGACTACTTCGACGCCAACACTTATCTGCTGATGACCAAGGCGCTGGACTACTTCGACCCCGCGGCCGCCCATGGCGGCGACCTGGCCGCCGCGCTGAAGCCGGCGCAGGCGCAGTTTCTGCTAGCCAGCTTCACCAGCGACTGGCGCTTCTCGCCAGAACGCTCGCGCGAGACGGTGCAAGCGCTGATCGCCGCCGGCAAGCGCGTCAGCTACGCCGAAATCGAATCGGCGCACGGCCACGACGCCTTCCTGATGACCGACCAACCATACGTGGACCTGATGCGCGCCTACCTGGACCGCGTGGCCAAGGAGGTGAACGCATGA
- a CDS encoding protein MIGRI, whose protein sequence is MFGRLFKFFVLCLLAWAVARWFLKPSQRRNVHELVSALAIALLVSAGLFCALYWLGWRNI, encoded by the coding sequence ATGTTCGGACGCCTGTTCAAATTCTTCGTGCTGTGCCTGCTGGCCTGGGCGGTCGCCCGCTGGTTCCTCAAGCCCAGCCAGCGCCGCAACGTGCACGAGCTCGTCTCCGCGCTGGCCATCGCGCTGCTGGTCAGCGCCGGCCTGTTCTGCGCGCTGTACTGGCTGGGCTGGCGCAACATCTGA